The Endozoicomonas montiporae CL-33 genome contains a region encoding:
- a CDS encoding penicillin-binding protein 1A has translation MVKFLKFILWSGLAGCGGALLIAASAYLYLSPSLPSVETLRDVHLQTPLRVFTRDEKLLAEFGEKRRTPVRIEETPEFLIQAFMAAEDDRFYSHPGVDIVGLMRAAVQLVSTGRIQSGGSTITMQVAKNFFLSHERVFSRKFNEILLALQIERELDKSEILELYLNKIYLGQRAYGVEAAAQVYYGKSIDELNLAQLAMIAGLPKAPSRYNPVNDPERALIRRDWILGRMLELGYINDYNYQTSVAEPVTARYHGARIELQAPYVAEMVRQEMVELYGPETYTEGYQVYTTVDSSLQEAANQAVVNGLFAYTERHGYRGPVTNLNEADRNLEINNSEIQSNVDVWKEALKNARASRILMPAVVTAVEDKTAHILLRNDEIDVIEWDNLNWAKHFINVNAFGYDPKSASDVLKAGDLILVRQMPDGRYRLSQAPEAQSSLVSMNPKDGAILSLVGGFNFFDSMYNRSTQAVRQAGSSFKPFVYAAAINEGLTAATMINDAPMVFADEGLEGTWRPNNDNMKFNGPMRLREGLYRSRNLVSIRLLREIGINRTINFLEGLGFEDGTMERNLGLALGNVSMTPLQLTTGYATVANGGYKVSPYLIERVETMDEVLFRASPATACPKCEDLQGDTDLQADAQTEPSEIDSGSAIVLAQGDHDDNVVDLTGELDTQRITPAEQVMDPRVNYIINDIMNDVIWKGTGRRAQVLKRRDIAGKTGTTNDSKDAWFVGFNPEVLTSVWVGMDDYTTLGRWEYGANAALPVWIDFMKVALDGKPEQRLPQPEGMVSLRIDPKTGRLARQGDNDAIFEIFRQEKAPTTVSEGAMPSFDDFGQSFKPEDLF, from the coding sequence ATGGTTAAATTTTTAAAATTCATACTATGGAGTGGCCTTGCCGGTTGCGGTGGCGCGCTGTTAATCGCAGCCAGCGCCTATCTGTACCTGAGCCCTTCCCTGCCATCTGTTGAAACCCTGCGGGACGTTCACCTGCAAACCCCTTTACGGGTATTTACCCGCGACGAGAAGCTGCTGGCAGAATTTGGTGAAAAACGCCGGACACCAGTGCGTATAGAAGAAACCCCTGAATTTCTGATTCAGGCGTTTATGGCCGCAGAAGACGACCGGTTTTACTCTCATCCGGGTGTCGATATCGTTGGCCTGATGCGTGCAGCGGTGCAACTGGTTTCAACCGGTCGCATCCAGTCAGGTGGCAGCACCATCACCATGCAGGTGGCAAAAAACTTCTTTCTCAGTCACGAAAGAGTGTTTTCCCGTAAATTCAATGAAATACTGCTGGCCCTCCAGATTGAAAGGGAACTCGACAAGTCCGAAATCCTTGAACTGTATCTGAACAAAATTTATCTGGGTCAGCGGGCCTATGGCGTAGAAGCTGCGGCCCAGGTGTATTACGGCAAATCCATTGATGAACTGAATCTGGCCCAACTGGCAATGATTGCCGGTTTGCCCAAAGCACCATCACGCTATAACCCGGTCAATGACCCTGAAAGAGCATTGATTCGCAGGGACTGGATTCTCGGGCGAATGCTGGAATTAGGCTACATAAACGACTACAACTACCAGACATCTGTCGCTGAACCAGTGACTGCCCGCTACCACGGAGCCCGCATTGAACTTCAGGCTCCCTATGTAGCTGAAATGGTTCGTCAGGAAATGGTCGAACTTTACGGCCCTGAAACCTATACCGAGGGTTATCAGGTATACACGACGGTTGACAGTTCCCTGCAGGAAGCCGCCAACCAGGCCGTCGTTAATGGTCTGTTTGCCTATACCGAACGACATGGCTATCGCGGGCCGGTCACCAATCTCAATGAAGCCGACCGCAACCTTGAAATCAATAATTCCGAGATTCAGTCCAACGTTGACGTCTGGAAAGAAGCTCTGAAAAACGCCCGCGCCAGCCGAATCCTCATGCCTGCGGTAGTCACTGCCGTTGAAGACAAGACAGCTCATATCCTGCTGCGCAATGATGAAATTGATGTCATTGAATGGGACAACCTGAACTGGGCCAAACATTTCATCAATGTGAATGCCTTTGGCTACGACCCAAAATCCGCCAGTGATGTCTTGAAAGCAGGGGATCTGATCCTTGTGCGCCAAATGCCGGATGGTCGTTACCGCCTGAGTCAGGCACCCGAAGCCCAGTCATCCCTGGTTTCCATGAATCCGAAAGACGGTGCCATCCTGTCACTGGTCGGTGGTTTTAATTTCTTTGACAGCATGTATAACCGCTCAACGCAGGCCGTCAGACAGGCTGGCTCGTCCTTCAAACCCTTTGTCTACGCTGCTGCCATTAACGAAGGCTTAACGGCCGCCACCATGATTAACGACGCTCCTATGGTATTCGCCGATGAAGGGCTAGAAGGTACCTGGCGCCCGAACAACGACAACATGAAGTTCAATGGCCCCATGCGATTAAGGGAAGGCCTGTACCGCTCCCGAAACCTCGTATCCATTCGACTGCTGCGTGAAATTGGCATAAACCGCACCATCAATTTCCTTGAAGGTCTGGGGTTCGAAGACGGAACGATGGAACGCAACCTTGGGCTGGCTCTGGGTAACGTTTCCATGACACCTCTGCAATTGACCACCGGTTACGCCACAGTGGCCAATGGTGGCTACAAAGTCAGTCCCTATCTGATTGAACGTGTGGAGACCATGGACGAAGTGCTGTTCCGGGCTTCACCCGCAACCGCCTGCCCGAAGTGTGAAGACCTGCAGGGCGACACCGACCTGCAGGCCGATGCACAAACAGAACCATCAGAAATAGACTCAGGTTCAGCTATCGTGCTTGCCCAAGGCGACCATGATGACAATGTTGTTGATCTGACCGGCGAGCTGGATACTCAGCGCATTACTCCGGCAGAACAGGTGATGGACCCACGGGTGAATTACATTATCAACGACATCATGAACGACGTGATCTGGAAAGGCACAGGCCGTCGTGCACAAGTACTAAAGCGCCGTGATATTGCGGGTAAAACCGGTACCACCAACGACAGCAAAGACGCCTGGTTCGTTGGCTTTAACCCTGAAGTGCTGACCAGCGTCTGGGTGGGCATGGATGATTACACGACACTCGGTCGCTGGGAGTACGGTGCCAATGCCGCTCTGCCTGTCTGGATTGATTTCATGAAAGTCGCTCTGGACGGTAAGCCGGAACAACGTTTGCCACAACCCGAAGGCATGGTGTCCCTGCGCATTGATCCCAAAACCGGTCGTCTGGCACGCCAGGGCGATAACGACGCTATTTTCGAAATCTTCCGTCAGGAAAAAGCACCTACCACCGTGAGTGAAGGGGCTATGCCTTCCTTTGATGATTTTGGGCAGTCGTTCAAGCCTGAAGATCTTTTCTGA
- a CDS encoding RCC1 domain-containing protein, with amino-acid sequence MDRLVKTVAVVGLSSLLAACLGGDDKPTIKSLSKEGEIIPGTVLKAVSRCSDCSSGRTQYQWIVSRDEGEIVITGDTYQVTDEDFGKPIKLIATPYKGSKSGRDAYVVFQRISPIEVTSNLGSMAALKNDGSVVAWGIGRSGGDITSGSSGDLSKEVREIFSGTSSHVAIKNDGSVVAWGDPFFGGDVNHGSGGNLRSAVKAVFPGRGSYAALKEDGSVVAWGRSMGGGDVNHGSGGDLSSGVTDIFATRNAYAALKKETGDVITWGPARDGNINSRECGEIAPGVTDIVSSLDAFAAMKKDSTVITWGISSYSDIKLDCDSKHNSHIKEVVANDKAFAALRIDGSVLAWGSRDAGGDTSNSTGGDVDVGAGVTKIVYTPQAFAARKRDGSVVAWGRESYGGDLTNSNGDLSSGVISIVPNKQAFAALKENGSVVTWGHEDFGGKIDPETLELLQSGVIEITASDQAFAALKDDGSVVAWGDPAFGGSTQIVSSGDLSSGVIKLDAAVLPKQVTYLSRF; translated from the coding sequence ATGGACAGATTAGTCAAGACCGTTGCCGTTGTTGGGCTGTCGAGCCTTTTGGCTGCTTGCCTGGGTGGCGATGACAAACCAACCATCAAAAGCCTCAGCAAAGAAGGCGAAATCATCCCGGGAACCGTGCTTAAGGCAGTCTCGCGATGCAGCGACTGCAGTTCAGGAAGAACTCAGTATCAATGGATCGTTAGTCGTGATGAAGGAGAAATCGTAATCACAGGCGACACCTATCAGGTTACCGATGAAGACTTTGGTAAACCAATAAAACTTATCGCTACGCCATATAAAGGTTCAAAATCAGGCAGGGATGCTTATGTTGTTTTCCAACGTATTTCTCCTATAGAAGTGACTTCAAACCTTGGTTCAATGGCTGCCCTTAAAAATGATGGCAGTGTTGTTGCTTGGGGGATAGGTCGTAGCGGCGGAGATATCACTTCTGGAAGTAGCGGTGATCTTAGTAAAGAGGTTCGTGAAATTTTCTCTGGCACTTCGTCTCACGTTGCAATAAAAAATGATGGAAGTGTTGTTGCATGGGGTGATCCATTCTTTGGTGGTGATGTAAACCATGGCTCGGGCGGCAATTTACGTTCAGCTGTTAAAGCTGTCTTTCCAGGACGAGGCTCATACGCAGCTCTCAAAGAAGATGGTAGTGTTGTTGCGTGGGGGCGTTCTATGGGAGGAGGAGATGTCAACCACGGCAGTGGTGGCGATTTAAGCTCTGGAGTAACTGACATATTTGCGACCAGAAATGCTTATGCTGCTCTAAAAAAAGAAACTGGAGATGTGATTACTTGGGGACCTGCAAGAGATGGCAATATCAACTCAAGAGAATGTGGAGAAATAGCACCCGGCGTTACTGACATTGTTTCTAGCCTTGATGCTTTTGCAGCAATGAAAAAAGATTCCACTGTTATTACATGGGGAATATCCTCCTATTCAGATATCAAACTTGACTGCGACTCCAAGCATAATTCACACATTAAGGAGGTCGTTGCTAATGACAAGGCATTTGCAGCCTTAAGGATAGATGGAAGTGTTCTGGCTTGGGGTAGCAGAGATGCAGGAGGAGATACCAGTAATTCAACTGGTGGCGACGTTGATGTTGGCGCCGGTGTCACCAAAATCGTTTATACACCTCAAGCCTTTGCCGCTCGAAAAAGAGATGGCAGCGTTGTAGCTTGGGGAAGAGAGAGCTATGGAGGTGACTTGACTAATAGTAACGGCGACCTTAGCTCAGGTGTTATATCAATCGTGCCAAACAAACAGGCTTTTGCTGCACTCAAGGAGAACGGTAGTGTTGTCACTTGGGGACACGAAGATTTCGGTGGCAAAATTGATCCTGAAACTCTGGAACTACTGCAATCTGGCGTTATTGAAATTACTGCATCAGATCAAGCATTTGCAGCACTGAAAGATGACGGCAGTGTAGTTGCATGGGGAGATCCTGCCTTTGGTGGAAGTACTCAGATAGTAAGCAGTGGAGACTTATCTTCTGGTGTCATTAAACTCGATGCTGCAGTTTTACCTAAACAAGTAACGTATTTATCTCGATTCTAA
- a CDS encoding transposase gives MLIRPLPVVTAFLDALNDSLKSINSSAQLSRSQKVALGVFIMGIVVTKTINWAAFERRSLGRFKATRLCWMFYQAEIAWQSLLQASVRNILLRYGIQSGTLAIDDTGKKRTKRTSKIDGAHKIKDKSTGGYFNGQELVFMVLVTEVATFPVGFRFYIPDPELSAWRKKDKALRKQGIQKKERPNRPEPDHVRYPTMQSLTLVMLQEFVDSFPNITIKAILADALYGTGDFMDKAAEITGGAQVVSQLRSNQKVSNRNHSEATLKAYFSRQKGAETQLIIRGGKEEQVTMLAARLYVKAHGKRRFVIALKYEGEEDYRYLVASDMSWRHTDIARIYTLRWLVEVFIQDWKAHCGWNRLSKQQGADGSQRGVILSLLCEHMLLLHPEQFVLLKNKQAGMPAGCLIERLNAEALLATVKSVVESEDPDTELKALALALEHTLPKRESSRHMAGRDLGEQKATDSLKAHARKFKLLDAA, from the coding sequence TTGCTAATTCGCCCATTACCCGTTGTCACTGCCTTTCTGGATGCTTTGAATGATTCGCTCAAGTCCATCAATTCCTCTGCGCAGTTGAGTAGATCCCAGAAAGTGGCACTGGGCGTTTTTATCATGGGAATCGTGGTAACTAAAACTATTAACTGGGCTGCTTTTGAGCGCAGAAGCTTAGGCAGATTCAAAGCGACCCGTCTGTGCTGGATGTTTTATCAAGCAGAAATTGCATGGCAAAGCCTGCTACAGGCCAGCGTCAGAAATATTCTTCTACGCTATGGAATACAAAGTGGAACCCTTGCTATCGACGATACAGGAAAAAAGCGCACTAAAAGGACTTCAAAAATCGACGGTGCCCATAAGATAAAAGACAAATCAACAGGTGGTTATTTTAATGGGCAGGAACTGGTGTTTATGGTGCTCGTTACTGAAGTAGCTACCTTTCCAGTAGGGTTTCGCTTTTATATTCCTGACCCTGAGTTATCTGCATGGAGGAAGAAAGACAAGGCGCTCAGGAAGCAAGGCATTCAGAAAAAAGAACGACCGAACCGTCCTGAGCCAGATCATGTTCGTTACCCCACCATGCAGTCGTTGACGCTGGTTATGCTGCAAGAATTTGTTGATTCGTTTCCCAACATTACGATCAAAGCAATTCTCGCTGATGCACTGTATGGCACAGGAGACTTTATGGATAAGGCTGCGGAAATAACAGGCGGAGCCCAGGTTGTCAGCCAACTGCGCTCGAATCAGAAAGTATCCAACCGAAACCACTCGGAAGCGACTCTCAAAGCTTACTTTTCGCGCCAGAAAGGCGCTGAAACTCAACTCATAATACGCGGTGGCAAAGAAGAGCAGGTCACGATGCTGGCTGCTCGGCTGTATGTTAAGGCTCATGGGAAAAGACGTTTTGTTATTGCCCTGAAGTATGAGGGTGAAGAGGATTATCGCTATCTGGTGGCTTCAGATATGTCATGGCGGCATACCGACATAGCCAGGATTTACACCTTGAGGTGGTTGGTCGAGGTTTTCATTCAAGACTGGAAAGCTCATTGTGGCTGGAACAGGTTGAGCAAACAGCAAGGTGCTGACGGATCGCAGCGCGGCGTGATCCTGAGCCTGCTGTGCGAACACATGCTGTTACTGCACCCTGAGCAATTCGTCCTACTGAAAAACAAACAGGCCGGAATGCCCGCAGGCTGTCTGATCGAACGCCTCAATGCAGAAGCCTTGCTTGCTACGGTGAAATCAGTGGTTGAATCGGAAGATCCAGATACCGAGCTTAAGGCTCTGGCCTTAGCCTTAGAGCATACTTTGCCCAAGCGGGAGTCGAGCAGGCATATGGCTGGTAGAGACCTGGGAGAACAAAAGGCAACTGACTCACTCAAAGCACACGCCCGGAAGTTTAAACTTTTAGATGCAGCTTAG
- a CDS encoding malic enzyme-like NAD(P)-binding protein: MKQAALDYHAHPKPGKIEIALTKPAETARDLSLAYSPGVAEPVREIAADPENAYKYTGKGNLVAVISNGSAILGLGNLGALASKPVMEGKALLFKRFAGVDSIDIEVDSESPQAFIDTVKRIACSFGGINLEDIKAPECFEIERRLIEECDIPVFHDDQHGTAIVTAAGMLNALDIAGKKIDEAKMVCLGAGSAAIACVKLLISCGMKAGNILMLDSKGVIHTGRDDLNQYKALFAVDTDRRQLDDAIVGADAFLGLSGPNLLSPEQLQTMADNPIVFACANPDPEIHPEEAKAARSDVIMATGRSDFPNQVNNVLGFPFIFRGALDVRATRINEAMKVAAVNAIRELAKEDVPQEVMDAYDGVQLSFGVDYIIPKPTDPRLLGRVSAAVAQAAIESGVAKSDYPKHYPLESLNDV, translated from the coding sequence ATGAAGCAAGCGGCTCTTGATTATCACGCCCACCCCAAGCCCGGTAAAATTGAAATTGCGCTGACAAAACCAGCGGAGACAGCCAGGGATCTTTCTCTGGCTTACAGTCCGGGTGTTGCGGAGCCTGTGCGTGAAATCGCTGCCGATCCTGAAAATGCCTATAAATACACAGGCAAAGGTAATCTCGTTGCGGTCATCAGTAATGGTTCCGCTATTCTCGGATTGGGTAATCTGGGAGCACTGGCCAGCAAACCGGTAATGGAAGGCAAGGCATTGTTATTTAAGCGCTTTGCCGGTGTTGATTCTATTGATATTGAAGTGGACTCTGAAAGTCCTCAGGCGTTTATTGATACCGTAAAACGCATTGCCTGCAGTTTTGGTGGTATCAATCTGGAAGATATCAAAGCACCCGAGTGTTTTGAAATTGAACGACGACTGATAGAAGAATGCGACATTCCGGTTTTCCATGATGACCAGCACGGTACCGCTATTGTTACCGCAGCCGGTATGTTGAATGCGCTGGATATTGCTGGCAAAAAGATCGACGAAGCTAAAATGGTGTGTCTGGGTGCCGGTTCGGCGGCTATTGCCTGTGTAAAACTGCTGATCAGCTGTGGCATGAAGGCAGGAAACATTCTGATGCTGGACAGTAAAGGCGTTATCCACACCGGGCGTGATGATCTGAACCAGTACAAAGCCCTGTTCGCAGTAGACACCGATCGTCGTCAACTGGACGATGCCATTGTGGGTGCTGATGCATTCCTCGGTCTTTCCGGTCCAAATCTGTTATCTCCAGAGCAACTGCAAACCATGGCAGACAATCCCATTGTTTTTGCCTGCGCTAACCCGGACCCTGAAATTCATCCGGAAGAGGCAAAAGCAGCCCGTTCCGATGTGATTATGGCAACTGGTCGTTCCGACTTCCCGAATCAGGTCAACAACGTTCTGGGCTTTCCGTTTATTTTCCGTGGTGCGCTGGATGTGCGTGCCACCCGCATTAACGAAGCCATGAAAGTGGCGGCAGTGAATGCAATTCGTGAACTGGCTAAAGAAGACGTGCCACAGGAAGTGATGGATGCTTACGACGGTGTTCAGCTAAGTTTCGGCGTAGACTACATTATTCCGAAGCCCACTGATCCGCGTTTGTTGGGCAGAGTGTCTGCGGCGGTTGCACAGGCGGCGATTGAGAGTGGTGTGGCGAAATCGGACTACCCAAAGCATTACCCGCTTGAGTCGTTGAACGACGTTTGA
- a CDS encoding thermonuclease family protein produces the protein MSCTLVPFSWAAPANVDPHSHCFIKGRSETVIWDYIVDGDTLWLKDGRKVRLASINTPETEHDGLEAEPFGDEATNALRNLLKSSSRLQMQRAEREEDQHGRVLAHLFMPDGRSVEAMLLEKGLAFQLFPDDRNAYNDCFSEREKDARKAGRGVWSTKPVVEISKQPVTPGFHLVSGVVMSVRAPRNSDYYWVDLDGPLVLRVMKSGADERWLRNAIGRKIEARGWIMKSNDPKRQSKKYKPWIMGIYHSLAIKRMN, from the coding sequence ATGAGTTGTACTTTAGTTCCTTTCTCTTGGGCAGCTCCGGCGAATGTCGATCCGCACAGTCACTGCTTTATCAAAGGCCGCTCGGAAACGGTGATCTGGGATTATATTGTCGATGGCGATACGCTTTGGCTTAAAGATGGCCGAAAGGTTCGCCTTGCCTCGATCAACACACCGGAAACAGAACACGACGGTCTTGAAGCCGAACCCTTTGGGGACGAGGCCACCAACGCTTTGCGCAACCTGTTGAAAAGTTCTTCCAGACTTCAGATGCAAAGAGCCGAGCGAGAGGAAGATCAGCATGGAAGAGTGCTGGCGCATTTGTTTATGCCGGATGGTCGCTCTGTTGAAGCGATGCTGCTGGAAAAAGGATTGGCTTTCCAATTGTTTCCCGATGACCGTAATGCCTATAACGATTGCTTTTCCGAACGGGAAAAAGATGCCCGAAAGGCAGGGCGAGGCGTTTGGTCAACAAAACCGGTGGTTGAGATTTCCAAACAACCCGTTACTCCGGGGTTTCATCTGGTCAGTGGCGTAGTGATGTCTGTTCGCGCCCCTCGCAACAGTGATTATTACTGGGTTGATCTTGATGGACCGTTGGTGCTTCGAGTGATGAAATCCGGAGCAGATGAGCGCTGGTTGCGAAATGCGATTGGTCGAAAAATAGAAGCCCGTGGCTGGATCATGAAAAGTAATGACCCGAAACGTCAATCCAAAAAATACAAACCCTGGATTATGGGTATTTACCATTCACTGGCTATTAAGCGCATGAATTAA
- the rpmE gene encoding 50S ribosomal protein L31, protein MKPEIHPNYDQIEVTCSCGNKIQTRSTLCKDLHIEVCSKCHPFYTGTQKVMDTGGRIERFNKRFGKLSARK, encoded by the coding sequence ATGAAGCCGGAAATCCATCCGAACTACGACCAGATCGAAGTTACCTGCTCCTGCGGTAACAAAATCCAGACTCGCTCTACTCTGTGCAAGGATCTGCACATTGAAGTGTGCTCCAAGTGCCACCCATTCTACACCGGCACCCAGAAAGTTATGGATACCGGCGGCCGTATCGAACGCTTCAACAAGCGTTTCGGCAAGCTCAGCGCTCGCAAGTAA
- a CDS encoding primosomal protein N', which translates to MSSSNDIILSIAVPAPLRQLFDYLPPEGVDPDTLQPGMRIQVQFGPRKMLGIIEAIKDQSDCPPDKLRHAIGILEPEPLLPVSIMKLCRWTAGYYHYSLGETLSLALPQALRQGKPASAGSITLWKSECDLDESLRKQLKSAKRQLQALELIQTSSQGMSEVELKEAGISKVILTNLAKKHLISRHELEIHDEPFDSITPLLKETPFTLNPEQQFALEGILETPSFHPVLLEGVTGSGKTEVYLQAITATLQAGKQALVLVPEIGLTPQTIERFRKRFRVPVVCIHSGLGDGERLQSWLAASRASAGILIATRSGVFTPMPRLGLIIIDEEHDGSYKQQDTLRYNARDLAIYRAKMADCPVVLGSATPSLESLQNARTGRYSHIQMKSRAGGAKAPTVELLDIRQQVLTDGFAQPILERIQRTLHQGHQVMVFLNRRGYAPSLICHDCGDIIDCPHCDAHMTLHRQPPHMHCHHCDYQTAVPWSCPTCQSKKLQPAGQGTERSEQVLSQLFPDYPVLRVDRDSTRRKDALPALLDQINEGKPCILLGTQMLAKGHHFPGVTLVAIINADGGLFSSDFRGLEKTGQLIMQVAGRSGRGQMPGHVIIQTHNPQHPALQMLSMNDYTRFANSLFTERQHLHLPPCGYLAVFRTESAYTQDGQALLQQLRHLVLEHFGGAASLTPLGPLPAIMEKRQGRFRQQLLLQSGERAPLHRALKYLVDYLDRLKLPKHLRWTLDVDPQEMT; encoded by the coding sequence ATGAGTTCCAGCAACGACATCATTCTCAGCATTGCTGTGCCTGCGCCACTGCGTCAGCTGTTTGATTATCTGCCGCCCGAAGGGGTTGATCCGGACACCCTGCAACCGGGTATGCGTATTCAGGTTCAGTTTGGTCCCCGAAAAATGCTGGGCATTATTGAAGCCATCAAAGATCAATCCGACTGCCCACCCGATAAACTGCGCCATGCCATCGGCATTCTTGAACCGGAACCGCTGCTGCCTGTGAGCATTATGAAACTGTGTCGCTGGACGGCGGGCTATTACCACTACAGTCTGGGTGAAACCCTTTCCCTCGCCCTACCCCAGGCACTCAGACAGGGCAAACCGGCTTCGGCAGGCTCTATCACCCTTTGGAAAAGTGAGTGCGATCTGGACGAGAGCCTGAGAAAACAGCTGAAAAGTGCTAAACGCCAGTTACAGGCTCTGGAATTAATTCAAACCTCCTCTCAAGGCATGAGCGAGGTAGAGTTAAAAGAAGCCGGTATCAGTAAAGTGATTCTGACCAATCTGGCCAAAAAACATCTTATCTCCCGCCATGAACTGGAAATCCACGACGAGCCATTTGATTCAATCACCCCTTTACTAAAGGAAACACCCTTTACCCTTAATCCGGAACAACAGTTTGCCCTTGAAGGTATTCTGGAAACGCCTTCCTTTCACCCGGTTCTGTTAGAAGGCGTCACCGGCAGTGGCAAAACCGAAGTCTATCTTCAGGCGATTACCGCCACACTGCAGGCTGGAAAGCAGGCTCTGGTGTTAGTGCCCGAGATTGGCTTGACCCCACAAACCATTGAGCGGTTCAGAAAGCGATTCAGAGTTCCTGTAGTCTGTATTCATTCCGGTCTGGGCGATGGAGAGCGACTACAAAGCTGGCTGGCAGCCAGCCGGGCCAGTGCAGGCATTCTGATTGCAACCCGCTCTGGTGTATTTACGCCGATGCCCAGATTAGGGCTGATCATTATTGATGAAGAACACGACGGCTCCTATAAACAGCAGGACACCCTGCGCTACAACGCGAGAGATCTGGCCATTTACCGCGCCAAAATGGCTGACTGCCCTGTGGTGCTGGGTTCCGCCACACCTTCACTGGAAAGCCTGCAAAACGCACGAACGGGGCGTTACAGTCATATTCAGATGAAAAGCCGTGCCGGGGGCGCCAAAGCGCCTACCGTTGAACTGCTGGACATACGCCAGCAAGTACTGACCGACGGCTTTGCCCAACCCATTCTGGAACGTATTCAGCGCACTCTGCATCAGGGACATCAGGTCATGGTGTTCCTTAACCGCAGAGGCTACGCGCCATCACTGATCTGCCATGACTGTGGTGACATTATCGATTGCCCTCACTGTGATGCTCATATGACGTTGCACCGTCAGCCTCCTCACATGCACTGCCATCACTGCGACTATCAGACAGCGGTTCCGTGGAGCTGTCCGACCTGCCAGAGTAAAAAGCTGCAACCAGCCGGACAGGGCACCGAACGCAGCGAACAGGTATTGTCTCAGCTGTTTCCAGATTATCCGGTGCTTCGAGTGGATAGAGACTCTACCCGCCGGAAAGATGCGCTGCCTGCCCTGCTGGATCAGATTAATGAAGGCAAGCCCTGCATCCTTCTGGGCACCCAGATGCTGGCAAAAGGTCATCACTTTCCGGGGGTAACGCTGGTAGCCATTATCAATGCCGACGGCGGGCTGTTCAGTTCAGACTTTCGCGGCTTGGAAAAAACCGGACAGTTAATCATGCAAGTGGCTGGACGTTCTGGCCGGGGACAAATGCCTGGGCATGTGATTATTCAAACCCACAATCCGCAGCATCCGGCGCTACAAATGCTGTCGATGAATGACTACACCCGTTTTGCCAACAGTTTGTTTACCGAACGCCAGCACCTGCACCTGCCGCCCTGTGGCTATCTGGCCGTTTTTCGAACCGAGTCGGCTTATACGCAGGATGGGCAGGCTCTGCTGCAACAGTTACGACATCTGGTTTTAGAGCATTTCGGGGGAGCTGCTTCTTTGACACCACTGGGGCCTTTGCCCGCCATTATGGAGAAACGTCAGGGACGTTTTCGGCAGCAATTATTGTTACAGTCCGGTGAGCGGGCACCTCTGCATCGGGCACTGAAGTATCTGGTCGATTATCTGGACCGTTTAAAACTACCCAAGCACCTGCGCTGGACGCTGGACGTTGATCCACAGGAAATGACCTGA
- a CDS encoding DUF2059 domain-containing protein, with protein sequence MSVNRNGFAVALIILLLSSGQAFSADKRILLNELYDNARLELQIDWVRASMKLDGDQYALPETVVSTVNQVVEVRYSRTFHRSSMLATLDEALSVGELLKLLDWYNSNLGQKVLHLEMAANSPSNRLRMQGYIEEKLGQQLPRTSRIRLIEELMETMDAAELGTELVASASVGAQRLLREIMPMQDGRPMRPPEILKAREKPDIRKGISDEMRNIYLYTYRSLPDNEIRAYLDFARSSAMQNFQRGQMQAMARML encoded by the coding sequence ATGAGCGTAAACAGAAATGGATTTGCTGTTGCGCTGATCATACTGTTGCTGTCGTCTGGTCAGGCATTCTCCGCCGATAAACGAATTCTTCTCAACGAACTCTACGATAACGCAAGGCTGGAACTCCAGATTGACTGGGTTCGTGCCAGCATGAAGCTGGACGGCGATCAGTATGCTCTGCCTGAAACCGTCGTCAGCACGGTTAATCAGGTGGTCGAGGTGCGATACAGCCGAACGTTTCACCGTTCATCTATGCTGGCAACGCTGGATGAGGCTTTGAGCGTTGGAGAGCTTCTCAAATTGCTGGATTGGTACAATTCCAACCTTGGTCAAAAGGTGCTGCATCTGGAAATGGCCGCCAATAGCCCCTCTAATCGCCTGCGAATGCAGGGCTATATCGAAGAAAAATTAGGTCAGCAACTGCCTAGAACCAGTCGCATCCGTTTGATTGAAGAGCTGATGGAAACCATGGATGCAGCCGAACTGGGCACAGAACTGGTGGCCAGTGCTTCGGTGGGCGCCCAGCGTTTATTACGGGAAATTATGCCGATGCAGGATGGACGCCCTATGCGTCCGCCGGAAATTCTGAAAGCCAGAGAAAAGCCGGATATCCGCAAAGGTATTAGCGACGAAATGCGCAACATTTATCTCTACACTTATCGCAGCCTGCCGGATAACGAGATCAGAGCGTATCTGGATTTTGCCCGCTCTTCAGCCATGCAGAACTTTCAGCGCGGGCAGATGCAGGCGATGGCTCGAATGTTATAA